A single genomic interval of Sulfurovum sp. TSL6 harbors:
- the galE gene encoding UDP-glucose 4-epimerase GalE: MHILVTGGAGYIGSHVVKLLLENGDHQITILDNLVTGFQVTIDTLMVIAKENSVNLNFIKEDLSNFNKIESIMRENSFDAIIHFAASLVVPESVENPLKYYLNNTANTANLIKCATENGVKKFIFSSTAATYGEPDATVVNLETGLKESDPTDPINPYGMSKLMSERVLKDTALAYDDFKYAALRYFNVAGSDPDGHIGQSTENATLLIKVAAEAATGKREKMYIFGEDYPTHDGTGIRDYIHVVDLAQAHIEALEYLEDHDSDVFNVGYSRGFSVKEVIDTMKKVSGVDFTVEIKERRAGDPAILISDNTKIKNAMHWQPKYDDLEVICQTTLDWEKKI; the protein is encoded by the coding sequence GTGCATATTCTTGTTACAGGTGGTGCGGGCTACATAGGTTCTCATGTGGTAAAGTTGTTACTTGAAAACGGTGATCATCAAATTACAATTCTTGATAATCTTGTTACAGGATTTCAAGTGACTATTGATACATTAATGGTTATCGCAAAAGAAAACAGTGTAAACTTGAATTTCATTAAAGAAGACCTTTCTAACTTCAATAAGATCGAAAGTATCATGAGAGAAAATAGTTTTGATGCCATTATCCACTTTGCCGCTTCGCTTGTGGTACCAGAAAGTGTTGAAAACCCTTTAAAGTATTACCTTAATAACACTGCCAATACTGCGAATCTCATAAAGTGTGCTACAGAGAATGGAGTAAAGAAATTTATCTTTTCTTCAACAGCAGCCACGTATGGAGAGCCTGATGCTACTGTTGTAAATTTGGAGACAGGGCTTAAAGAGAGTGATCCAACAGATCCTATCAACCCTTATGGGATGAGTAAACTTATGAGTGAAAGAGTGCTCAAAGACACAGCCTTGGCTTATGATGATTTCAAGTATGCAGCACTACGTTATTTTAATGTTGCCGGTTCTGACCCTGATGGTCATATCGGTCAGTCCACTGAAAATGCCACACTGCTCATTAAGGTAGCTGCAGAAGCTGCCACAGGCAAGCGTGAAAAGATGTATATTTTTGGAGAAGATTATCCTACCCATGATGGTACAGGTATACGTGACTACATCCATGTTGTAGATCTGGCTCAGGCACACATAGAAGCTTTGGAGTATCTTGAAGATCATGATAGCGATGTGTTCAATGTAGGGTATAGTCGAGGCTTCTCAGTCAAAGAAGTTATTGATACCATGAAAAAAGTCTCCGGCGTTGATTTTACTGTGGAGATTAAAGAAAGACGTGCAGGAGATCCTGCCATCCTCATCTCTGACAATACAAAGATCAAAAATGCCATGCATTGGCAACCAAAATATGATGATCTAGAAGTCATCTGTCAAACAACGTTAGACTGGGAGAAAAAAATTTGA
- the galU gene encoding UTP--glucose-1-phosphate uridylyltransferase GalU, protein MRIRKCLFPAAGYGTRFLPATKATPKEMLPVLTKPLIQYGVEEALEAGLNTMAIITGRGKRAIEDHFDISYELEQQIKGTSKEHLLDEIRSLIDQCTFSYTRQVEMKGLGHAILTGETLIGNEPFAVILADDLCTNGNEGVLKQMIEVYEKYQCSIIAIEGVPMDQTHKYGVIAGNLVDNTENTYRVTDMVEKPDPKDAPTNMAIIGRYILTPDIFDILRETKPGKNGEIQITDALLEQAKNGKVIAYKFDGQRFDCGSIDGFVEATNYFYDRVEA, encoded by the coding sequence TTGAGAATCAGAAAATGTCTATTCCCTGCTGCAGGATACGGTACCCGTTTCCTTCCCGCGACCAAAGCCACACCAAAAGAGATGCTACCAGTCCTCACTAAACCACTCATCCAGTATGGTGTGGAAGAAGCACTGGAAGCGGGTCTTAATACAATGGCTATCATTACAGGTCGTGGTAAACGTGCCATAGAAGACCATTTTGATATCTCTTATGAACTGGAACAGCAGATCAAGGGTACGAGCAAAGAGCATCTTCTTGATGAGATCCGTTCTCTGATAGATCAATGTACTTTCTCATACACAAGACAAGTAGAGATGAAAGGTCTTGGACATGCTATCCTCACAGGAGAAACACTTATAGGAAATGAACCATTTGCTGTGATCCTGGCAGATGATCTCTGTACCAATGGGAATGAGGGTGTACTCAAGCAGATGATTGAAGTCTACGAAAAATACCAATGCTCTATCATTGCCATAGAAGGAGTACCTATGGATCAGACGCATAAGTATGGTGTGATAGCCGGAAACCTGGTCGATAATACAGAGAATACCTATAGAGTGACAGATATGGTAGAAAAACCAGACCCGAAAGATGCACCAACCAATATGGCTATTATCGGACGTTACATTCTTACACCAGATATCTTTGATATACTCAGAGAAACAAAGCCAGGCAAAAATGGAGAGATCCAGATCACTGATGCCCTTCTTGAGCAGGCGAAGAATGGTAAAGTGATCGCTTATAAATTTGATGGTCAACGTTTTGACTGTGGTTCTATAGATGGGTTTGTTGAAGCTACGAATTATTTTTATGATAGAGTCGAGGCATAA